A genome region from Chryseobacterium sp. G0186 includes the following:
- a CDS encoding penicillin-binding protein, with product MTIQRAHINAELCESPSKLGLFGYDEVIWNEAKCADFGNYLL from the coding sequence ATGACAATACAAAGAGCACATATCAATGCAGAACTATGCGAAAGCCCATCAAAACTGGGATTATTCGGATATGATGAGGTGATATGGAATGAGGCAAAATGTGCTGACTTTGGAAATTATTTACTGTAA
- a CDS encoding ribonuclease H-like YkuK family protein produces the protein METQQQIWQNMSGKFFQHPITQLVEEAIIREQANGYRLKVCVGSDSHVYGEAINYATAVVFIREGKGAFTFIRKEREIQSISIKERMLNEVNKSVEIAYAICSVLDAYGVEMEVHADINTDPDFKSNVALRDAMGYILGMGYVFRAKPFAFASSNCADMMV, from the coding sequence ATGGAAACGCAACAACAAATATGGCAGAACATGAGTGGGAAATTTTTCCAACATCCTATCACACAGCTGGTAGAAGAAGCCATCATTCGCGAACAGGCAAACGGCTACCGTCTGAAAGTATGTGTGGGATCAGATTCCCATGTATACGGAGAAGCTATTAATTATGCCACGGCAGTAGTGTTTATTCGTGAGGGAAAAGGAGCGTTTACCTTTATTAGAAAAGAAAGAGAAATACAGAGTATCAGTATCAAGGAGCGAATGCTGAATGAGGTCAACAAATCCGTTGAAATTGCCTACGCTATCTGCTCTGTGTTGGATGCTTATGGTGTGGAAATGGAGGTACACGCAGACATTAATACCGACCCCGACTTTAAGTCCAATGTAGCATTAAGAGATGCCATGGGTTATATTCTGGGAATGGGATATGTGTTTAGAGCAAAACCCTTTGCTTTCGCCAGTTCCAACTGTGCTGATATGATGGTTTAA
- a CDS encoding cyclic-phosphate processing receiver domain-containing protein, whose amino-acid sequence MEMTKRLLFLDDIRYPIEAYHYTRQDIFLRQDWYIVRNYEQFVNRILENGLPEIISFDHDLGDEHDLKPDAQDFVEKTGYDCAKWIVEYCLDNHLDLPKFYCHSMNPVGKENIEGLLKNFKKLKK is encoded by the coding sequence ATGGAAATGACAAAAAGATTATTGTTTCTGGATGATATACGATATCCTATTGAGGCGTATCATTATACCAGACAAGATATTTTCCTCAGACAAGATTGGTACATTGTTCGGAATTACGAACAGTTTGTCAACAGAATTTTGGAAAATGGACTTCCGGAAATAATCTCTTTTGACCACGACCTTGGAGATGAACATGATCTAAAGCCGGATGCTCAGGATTTTGTTGAAAAAACAGGATATGATTGTGCAAAATGGATAGTAGAATATTGTCTTGATAACCATTTAGATTTGCCAAAATTCTATTGTCATTCAATGAATCCTGTAGGAAAGGAAAATATTGAAGGCCTTTTAAAAAACTTTAAAAAACTAAAAAAATGA
- a CDS encoding RNA ligase, Rnl2 family, producing the protein MIFKTYNSIENAYQTRMIDQIRLQGFGDEVFIVQEKVHGANFSFFTDGKEIKIAKRTAFIEKDEKFYNAHQILERYRKNVIKVFQKVKTIYPNVETVVIYGELFGGGYKHKDVEPIRDAVKVQAGIEYAPYNEFYAFDIKLNGITYLDTDIVNEIFEETGFFYAQTLFQGTLEEALRFPNVFNSKIPTWLGLPELNNMCEGTIIKTLKTKYFGNGARVILKNKNEKWIEKSKMVKKQAKTVHKQIVFGEKAQQIWEEIQKYVTANRLNNVVSKIGEFEPKMIGKIIGLFAQDILEDFEKDFPSVFTMIEKEEQKRINKKLNTLVIDFIKEELMTLKV; encoded by the coding sequence ATGATTTTCAAAACATATAACTCTATAGAAAATGCTTACCAAACCCGCATGATCGATCAGATCAGGTTGCAGGGCTTTGGGGATGAGGTTTTCATCGTGCAGGAAAAAGTTCATGGAGCTAATTTCTCTTTCTTTACCGACGGAAAGGAAATTAAGATCGCCAAAAGAACAGCTTTCATAGAAAAAGATGAAAAATTCTATAATGCACATCAGATTTTGGAGCGCTACAGAAAAAATGTAATTAAAGTGTTTCAAAAAGTGAAAACAATATACCCGAATGTAGAAACTGTAGTCATCTATGGTGAATTGTTCGGTGGCGGTTACAAACATAAAGACGTAGAACCGATAAGAGATGCTGTAAAAGTGCAGGCTGGTATTGAATATGCACCTTACAACGAATTTTATGCATTCGATATTAAGCTCAATGGAATTACTTATTTGGATACAGATATTGTAAACGAGATTTTTGAGGAAACAGGATTCTTCTATGCACAAACATTATTTCAAGGGACTTTAGAAGAAGCTTTGAGGTTTCCGAATGTTTTCAATTCCAAGATTCCAACCTGGTTAGGGTTACCGGAATTGAATAATATGTGTGAGGGAACCATCATCAAAACATTAAAAACCAAATATTTTGGAAACGGTGCCAGAGTCATTCTTAAAAATAAGAATGAAAAGTGGATCGAAAAATCTAAAATGGTTAAAAAACAGGCTAAAACAGTCCATAAACAAATTGTTTTTGGTGAAAAAGCGCAACAGATTTGGGAAGAGATCCAAAAATATGTCACTGCCAACCGCTTGAATAATGTTGTAAGTAAAATTGGTGAATTTGAACCCAAAATGATTGGGAAGATCATTGGCCTTTTTGCACAGGATATTTTAGAAGACTTTGAAAAGGATTTTCCATCAGTTTTCACTATGATAGAAAAAGAAGAACAGAAAAGGATCAACAAAAAGTTGAATACTTTAGTGATTGATTTTATAAAAGAAGAGTTGATGACTCTTAAAGTTTAG
- a CDS encoding metallophosphoesterase family protein, whose protein sequence is MKPNIFFTADHHFGHENIIKFSERPFESPEHMNEELIKRWNEKIGAGDTVYHLGDFSLGKPDFTKDILDQLNGNIHLIKGNHEGAALTYPKRFTSIRDYHELKIDEQDNNNGKQKIILFHYAMRTWNGSHRGVWQLYGHSHGTLPDDEMALSIDVGVDCHDFYPISYEEVKEIMKRKKWTPPFGPRE, encoded by the coding sequence ATGAAACCCAATATATTTTTCACAGCAGACCATCATTTTGGTCATGAAAATATTATAAAATTTTCCGAAAGACCTTTTGAGTCTCCGGAGCATATGAATGAAGAATTAATCAAAAGATGGAATGAGAAAATCGGAGCCGGAGATACAGTCTACCATTTAGGAGATTTCAGTTTAGGAAAACCTGATTTTACAAAGGATATTTTAGATCAGTTGAATGGGAATATCCATTTGATAAAAGGAAATCATGAGGGAGCAGCATTAACATATCCTAAGCGGTTTACCTCCATCAGAGATTATCATGAACTGAAAATTGATGAACAGGACAACAATAACGGAAAACAGAAGATCATTTTATTTCACTATGCAATGCGTACCTGGAACGGCTCACATCGTGGAGTATGGCAGTTATACGGACATTCTCACGGAACATTACCGGATGATGAAATGGCACTAAGCATTGATGTCGGGGTAGATTGTCACGATTTTTACCCGATTTCCTACGAAGAAGTGAAAGAAATCATGAAAAGGAAAAAATGGACACCACCATTTGGACCGAGAGAGTAG
- a CDS encoding 3'-5' exonuclease encodes MKTTNEILIIDLEATCWENDRIPIGQKVDIIEIGICKLDLKSNTISQKQSIYVIPERSEVNSFCTKLTGITPQQIEEKGIYFEEACELIRDEYNSKPLTWAGYGNFDREQIIEQCDWLGIENPFSEQYLNVMYEFKRKFRLHKSIGLKRALDYLKMDFDGNHHSGADDAYNTAKILNEILA; translated from the coding sequence ATGAAAACAACAAATGAAATATTAATTATCGATTTGGAAGCAACCTGTTGGGAAAACGACAGGATTCCAATCGGACAGAAAGTCGATATTATAGAAATAGGGATTTGCAAACTGGATCTGAAGTCCAATACTATTTCCCAAAAGCAAAGCATCTATGTTATTCCTGAAAGGTCAGAAGTGAACAGTTTTTGTACAAAACTTACAGGAATTACTCCACAGCAGATTGAAGAAAAAGGAATCTATTTCGAAGAAGCCTGTGAATTGATCAGGGATGAATACAATTCAAAACCACTTACCTGGGCAGGATATGGGAATTTCGATAGAGAGCAGATCATCGAACAGTGTGATTGGCTCGGAATAGAGAATCCTTTTTCAGAACAATACCTGAATGTGATGTATGAATTCAAAAGAAAGTTCAGGCTGCATAAATCAATAGGACTGAAGAGAGCCCTGGATTACCTGAAGATGGACTTTGATGGAAATCATCACAGCGGAGCAGATGATGCTTACAATACGGCCAAGATTTTAAATGAGATTTTGGCATAA
- a CDS encoding 3'-5' exonuclease, producing the protein MKTTENILIIDLEATCWDNRPPRGQESEIIEIGVCIMNAKTGKISKNEGILIKPQYSKVSPFCTELTTLTQNMLDSEGIMLDDAFDILRAEYDSEELTWASYGNYDLNMLKDQAQRFYLDYPLSDDHINVKTLFGELHPTVRKSVGMQRALNELGFKLDGTHHRGVDDAKNIAKILNWCLNKN; encoded by the coding sequence GTGAAAACAACAGAAAATATATTAATTATAGACCTTGAAGCAACATGTTGGGACAACCGACCGCCACGAGGTCAGGAAAGTGAGATTATCGAAATCGGAGTTTGTATTATGAATGCAAAAACCGGTAAAATCTCCAAGAATGAGGGAATCTTAATCAAACCTCAGTATTCAAAGGTAAGCCCGTTCTGTACAGAACTTACAACGCTTACCCAAAATATGCTGGATAGCGAGGGGATCATGCTGGATGATGCTTTTGACATTCTAAGAGCTGAATATGATTCCGAAGAATTAACATGGGCAAGTTATGGTAATTATGACCTGAATATGCTTAAGGATCAGGCCCAAAGATTTTACTTGGATTATCCATTAAGTGATGATCATATTAATGTAAAAACATTATTTGGAGAATTGCATCCTACAGTAAGAAAAAGCGTCGGAATGCAGAGAGCCTTGAATGAATTGGGATTCAAGTTGGACGGTACTCATCACAGAGGAGTGGATGATGCCAAGAATATCGCAAAAATTCTGAATTGGTGCTTAAATAAAAATTAA
- a CDS encoding DUF6493 family protein has protein sequence MLIEAEFKAIYLNYKVKEIVPFLKKLTLQDKREVASILKKHINKEWGHNTISVVAALACSKTKEEYEKIKPGYYSIPDHLIDELFQSYVPEWVGESHLFLEGFDYLKVLEWEQKGYFTLNEEVCASLLSSSSKSDEVLFTYPVTVESHIWLLFKYECSVTGSYQGRNWKDILKNLVQDHKIERIKVLQSSLNAMSINLSKDHNTWFLELFMYLEPTDQEIVELQDELFMIFHSTQQSLFPGVLKIVNPIVTESNFKTEDFLHATASLMTIPTKNIINALLQTLEKIAKNNKEYHQEICSLLLPVFLNKENSLQTKGAKILAKYGDPDSVEIRKELMFYKGSVLSDARTLLEKFFVEKDSSETEEEKTYKEMPWHNPQPILPIESADDFIFLASQIFNNNETYHFDLFLDALVKFNEDFQEDHFNQLEPAFKAALKRKETGGLHHLLATFLIHYGLLKQKKKSQVLLDARLGFPSLDNWSEKKTPLIFKAYHQFLLGIFELLKQNKKLPVLSVPDHTPCWINIHTLVDKLKIYQKQNEQPIPFDLQIAVLRVKKENLTNAEEYAKKQLKKEYFDLLEPVFNPNYFKDQYKKEYLEGNFDWELGYRKIYKWNATEEIPQVLITIENKKELPENALLLDYLFNSYHGVYHNDLIHILYLAPYFSGSIVAKKHNEDLSNAVYQYDIKGNIDFLDAWMKLNLPFQPVHYLFLSAGLFNKNKTLSGMAFEVLVNKAVSEDFGVQELGILIGKKINFEWAPVKRFTDGLSGFINLSTSHNRFFEKLLISILSAIEKPVFNLKKLLELYYELLSQNQNKVDKTISSLLIEWEKENNLKKIIHQIKNQ, from the coding sequence ATGCTTATTGAGGCGGAGTTTAAGGCAATATATTTAAACTATAAAGTAAAGGAAATTGTTCCATTTCTTAAAAAGCTTACACTACAAGACAAAAGAGAGGTAGCTTCCATTTTAAAGAAACACATCAATAAAGAATGGGGGCACAATACAATCTCGGTGGTGGCTGCTTTGGCATGTAGCAAAACGAAGGAGGAATATGAAAAAATAAAACCGGGATATTATTCCATTCCGGATCACCTCATTGATGAGCTCTTTCAATCCTATGTTCCGGAGTGGGTGGGAGAAAGCCATTTATTTTTAGAAGGATTTGATTATCTGAAAGTATTGGAATGGGAGCAGAAAGGCTATTTTACACTTAATGAAGAGGTATGCGCCTCATTACTTTCATCTTCATCGAAATCCGATGAAGTTTTGTTTACCTACCCCGTTACAGTAGAATCTCATATCTGGCTTTTATTCAAGTATGAATGCAGCGTCACGGGATCTTACCAAGGTAGAAATTGGAAAGATATTTTGAAAAACCTTGTTCAGGATCATAAGATTGAACGTATTAAAGTCTTACAATCAAGTCTTAACGCGATGAGTATCAATCTTTCAAAAGACCATAATACATGGTTTCTGGAGCTTTTTATGTACCTGGAACCTACAGATCAAGAAATTGTAGAATTACAGGATGAGTTGTTCATGATCTTTCATTCTACACAGCAATCTTTATTTCCGGGAGTCTTAAAAATTGTAAATCCGATAGTCACTGAAAGTAATTTTAAGACAGAAGATTTTTTACATGCAACAGCATCGTTGATGACCATTCCTACGAAGAATATCATCAATGCACTGCTTCAGACCTTAGAGAAAATAGCAAAGAACAATAAAGAATATCATCAGGAAATTTGTTCGCTTTTGCTGCCTGTTTTTCTGAACAAAGAAAATAGTCTGCAGACAAAAGGAGCAAAAATTCTGGCGAAATATGGTGATCCTGATTCAGTGGAGATAAGGAAGGAATTAATGTTCTATAAAGGATCTGTTCTTTCAGATGCCCGAACCTTATTGGAAAAGTTTTTTGTTGAAAAAGATTCTTCTGAAACTGAGGAAGAGAAGACTTATAAAGAAATGCCATGGCATAACCCACAGCCCATTCTGCCTATAGAATCAGCAGACGATTTTATATTTTTGGCTTCACAGATATTCAACAATAATGAAACCTATCATTTTGATTTGTTTTTAGATGCCTTGGTAAAGTTTAACGAAGATTTTCAAGAAGACCATTTTAATCAGCTTGAACCTGCTTTTAAAGCTGCGTTGAAAAGAAAAGAAACCGGCGGACTTCATCATTTGCTGGCAACATTTCTTATTCATTATGGTTTATTGAAACAGAAAAAGAAATCACAGGTTTTGCTGGATGCTCGTTTGGGCTTTCCAAGCCTTGATAACTGGAGCGAAAAGAAAACTCCTCTTATCTTCAAGGCATACCACCAGTTTTTACTGGGTATTTTTGAATTATTAAAGCAAAATAAAAAACTTCCGGTTCTTTCAGTTCCGGATCATACCCCTTGTTGGATTAACATTCATACTCTTGTTGATAAGTTGAAAATTTATCAGAAGCAGAATGAACAACCCATACCTTTTGACCTGCAGATCGCCGTACTTCGCGTTAAAAAAGAAAATCTGACAAATGCCGAAGAATATGCAAAAAAACAGCTTAAAAAAGAGTATTTTGATCTTTTGGAACCAGTCTTCAATCCAAACTATTTCAAAGACCAATATAAAAAGGAATATTTGGAAGGTAACTTTGATTGGGAGCTAGGATACAGGAAAATTTATAAGTGGAATGCTACAGAAGAGATTCCGCAAGTTTTGATTACCATTGAAAACAAGAAAGAGCTTCCTGAAAATGCACTTCTTTTGGATTATTTATTCAACTCTTATCATGGTGTTTATCATAATGACCTGATCCATATTTTATATTTAGCACCCTATTTTTCAGGATCTATTGTTGCGAAAAAGCATAATGAAGATTTGTCAAATGCTGTTTACCAGTATGATATCAAAGGAAATATAGACTTCCTTGATGCATGGATGAAACTTAACTTACCTTTCCAGCCTGTACATTATTTATTTCTGTCCGCAGGACTGTTTAATAAAAATAAGACGCTCTCTGGTATGGCTTTTGAAGTCTTAGTAAACAAGGCAGTTTCCGAGGATTTCGGAGTACAGGAACTGGGAATATTGATTGGTAAAAAAATCAATTTTGAATGGGCACCTGTAAAACGATTTACAGATGGTTTATCAGGATTTATTAATTTGAGTACCAGTCATAACCGTTTTTTTGAGAAATTGCTGATTTCCATTCTTTCAGCGATTGAAAAACCTGTTTTTAACCTTAAAAAGCTTTTGGAGCTGTACTATGAGCTACTCAGCCAAAATCAAAATAAGGTAGATAAAACCATTAGCAGTTTGCTTATAGAATGGGAAAAAGAGAATAACCTGAAAAAAATTATACATCAAATTAAAAACCAATGA
- a CDS encoding DUF6493 family protein — MKERLYEILNEEKIHEIIPFLKQLTVEEKKILVPTIKKMDREISKMVMTKNSYHTAGSVNQHSIIDIASFVCMDQKNFGKNYWSLFRNIEQTEQILEWGCPDWFSDFINDSIDAEFTAFNYQHILGWTEKGYVQPKPELLGHHLSNYPSDLDDHPETLNTHFWYLCEFPSKSLPFRKEWFPLVQKLITEQKIERKRFLKECLLAANRNFNKNVTGWFMDAFTTLKPTEEELIDLQDDLLAGLASAQSKAINTILVHMKKIVGLPAFKNGDFSHYLPNLLSSEVKTVVIASLSLTEKIFQHKKLDPEMLGIALSSAFVSKDDSIQSKVAKIILKYIPASENIKEALSHYSDNILTNVRPVLAKYIEEKQTELEAITSEKLSLTAEENKIKQLESFEDLMFFLPLAIDDPYSFHCDVALAGFIRFANDADAESVKLIEPVFLKACKTIAKWEVPYLNVLLCNLIINYGLSLLKKYPIQLKNLEKIYQKTCDDEASREIYSNYQKKIGPVEKIGTGSITTKAFKEFAIYAYQKITSGNDTPLMFTITHSPCWISPISLVERFEIYQNKNIEPHHLDVQLALQRCALDDTSEALEQVKKRLKGEYKELLLFFFDKDANPKGNFEHLSWWMTAGLTRSPEMVFDEFKSFGYDDIPVEFLSGNYEWKTIDSKKNSYYPAELNITIPKYDIVDRKEPLFLEYFIAEQKELSEIPAMMWCFPNTPANGLVKVIKNCLFYSGIAEVYERNLVLNTSQALYQIKKPLDGMGYLFLGTIFLDGDKTIRGTAAEIWLEHVSYQMIDNAQLGKVIGLHEKLEWAPVKRLTDLIQHHMLNVSKNHNIAIEELITSILLQMGEPVTNLKKLLEVYHEVLGLNQSEANKEILEKLNNWKENSSLKKICNLLLKK; from the coding sequence ATGAAAGAAAGACTTTATGAAATTCTTAATGAGGAAAAAATACATGAGATCATCCCTTTTTTGAAACAGCTAACTGTAGAAGAAAAGAAAATATTAGTACCCACGATAAAGAAAATGGATCGTGAGATCAGTAAGATGGTCATGACCAAGAATTCTTATCATACTGCTGGTTCCGTGAATCAACATTCCATTATTGATATTGCATCATTTGTCTGTATGGATCAGAAGAACTTTGGTAAGAATTACTGGAGCCTCTTCCGAAATATTGAACAGACAGAGCAAATCTTGGAATGGGGATGTCCGGATTGGTTTTCAGACTTTATCAATGATTCCATTGATGCTGAATTCACGGCCTTTAATTATCAGCATATTTTAGGATGGACAGAAAAAGGGTACGTACAGCCTAAACCTGAATTGTTGGGGCATCATTTGAGTAATTATCCCTCTGATCTGGATGACCATCCTGAGACACTTAATACCCATTTCTGGTATCTGTGTGAATTCCCATCCAAGTCGTTACCATTCCGTAAAGAATGGTTTCCATTGGTGCAAAAACTTATCACAGAGCAGAAGATAGAGCGAAAAAGATTTCTAAAAGAATGTCTTTTGGCTGCTAACAGAAACTTTAATAAGAATGTAACAGGCTGGTTTATGGATGCATTTACGACATTAAAACCAACTGAAGAAGAATTAATTGATCTTCAGGACGACCTGCTTGCCGGCTTGGCCTCTGCACAGTCCAAAGCTATTAATACCATTCTTGTTCATATGAAGAAGATTGTAGGATTACCTGCTTTTAAAAATGGTGATTTTTCACATTATCTTCCTAATTTGCTAAGTTCAGAAGTTAAAACGGTGGTCATTGCCAGCCTAAGCTTAACCGAAAAAATATTTCAGCACAAAAAGCTTGATCCTGAAATGTTGGGCATAGCGTTAAGTTCTGCATTTGTTAGCAAGGATGACAGCATACAGTCGAAAGTGGCAAAAATTATTCTGAAATATATCCCAGCCTCTGAAAACATAAAAGAGGCACTTTCTCATTATTCAGATAATATTCTGACGAATGTACGCCCTGTTTTAGCAAAATATATTGAAGAAAAACAAACGGAACTTGAAGCTATAACTTCTGAAAAGTTATCACTGACTGCTGAGGAAAATAAAATCAAACAGCTTGAAAGCTTTGAAGATTTAATGTTTTTTCTTCCACTGGCTATAGATGATCCATACAGTTTCCATTGTGATGTAGCCTTAGCTGGCTTTATCCGCTTTGCTAATGATGCTGATGCAGAATCTGTAAAGCTCATAGAACCGGTATTTCTTAAAGCCTGTAAAACAATTGCCAAATGGGAGGTTCCTTATTTGAATGTTTTACTGTGCAATCTGATCATCAATTATGGATTAAGTTTATTGAAAAAGTATCCGATCCAACTTAAAAACCTGGAAAAGATCTATCAAAAAACGTGTGATGATGAAGCTTCAAGAGAAATCTATTCAAATTACCAGAAAAAAATTGGTCCGGTAGAAAAAATAGGTACAGGAAGTATTACAACCAAGGCGTTCAAGGAATTTGCAATTTATGCTTATCAGAAGATAACGTCAGGAAATGATACCCCACTGATGTTTACAATCACCCATTCTCCTTGTTGGATTTCACCGATCAGCTTAGTAGAAAGATTTGAAATTTATCAAAATAAAAATATAGAACCTCACCATCTGGATGTTCAGTTGGCATTGCAGCGTTGTGCCTTAGATGATACCTCAGAAGCACTGGAACAGGTAAAGAAAAGATTAAAGGGAGAATACAAGGAACTATTACTTTTCTTTTTTGATAAGGATGCGAATCCTAAAGGAAACTTTGAGCATCTATCATGGTGGATGACAGCCGGGCTTACCCGTTCGCCAGAGATGGTGTTTGATGAATTTAAAAGCTTTGGATATGACGATATCCCTGTAGAATTCCTTTCAGGAAATTATGAATGGAAAACAATTGACAGTAAGAAAAATTCATACTATCCTGCTGAATTGAATATTACTATTCCTAAATATGATATTGTAGATAGAAAAGAACCTTTGTTTCTGGAATATTTTATTGCCGAGCAAAAGGAGCTTTCTGAAATTCCGGCAATGATGTGGTGTTTTCCAAATACGCCAGCCAATGGACTTGTAAAAGTAATTAAGAACTGTTTGTTCTATTCAGGAATTGCTGAAGTGTATGAAAGAAATTTAGTTTTAAATACCTCACAGGCACTTTATCAAATTAAAAAACCTTTGGATGGAATGGGCTACCTGTTTCTTGGAACTATTTTCCTGGATGGAGATAAGACCATTCGTGGAACAGCTGCTGAAATCTGGTTGGAGCATGTTTCCTATCAGATGATTGACAATGCACAACTGGGTAAGGTAATCGGGCTGCATGAAAAACTGGAGTGGGCGCCTGTTAAAAGATTAACAGACCTTATACAGCATCATATGCTGAATGTCAGTAAAAATCATAACATAGCGATTGAAGAGCTGATTACCAGTATATTGCTTCAAATGGGAGAGCCTGTTACCAATTTGAAAAAACTATTGGAGGTTTACCATGAAGTATTAGGCTTAAACCAATCGGAAGCCAATAAAGAGATATTAGAAAAACTAAATAACTGGAAAGAAAACTCTAGTCTGAAAAAAATCTGCAATCTTCTTCTAAAAAAATAA
- a CDS encoding SWIM zinc finger family protein yields MEDTLTYNYSRTSSLTKKDTLEELFLAQYSEIQKNTNVPCFFWGNVGQPFILARCLITLSNIVKSSFNLSPFQMSLLKDPIVTAGNQRLRFEGFSHCAGVYARVDVLPDGLDGEFLENGTTNVDFNQPMITALGSIRPNEKIMLSVGEKEVGLYKEEEKVVERKVPLPTKWIKGLGTVQLYLSESEKQHTFNKIQTQQLFRGMPKGVVKSDYYLIIRGNKPMFSPVKSTDAVCIGGLHRLRLLEPLLPYIDYMQVFPHSNMQSTTWQLYMGNIKFSFSLSRESWRGFSGEGAVLNSLTTEVPDEWIDALDKYAYANQSFNATVLALEENLSLNTAENITGRLAAMGLLGYDLDDNEFFYRRLPFKLSRILGLNPRMKNAEKLIEDGKVEILNNNKKRTEARVAGTGVHHTVIIEEEKERCTCEWFSKYQGERGSCKHVLAVKKLVNS; encoded by the coding sequence ATGGAAGATACGCTTACTTACAACTATTCCAGAACATCCTCATTGACAAAGAAAGATACTCTGGAAGAACTTTTTCTCGCCCAATATAGCGAGATACAGAAAAATACAAATGTTCCCTGCTTTTTTTGGGGGAACGTGGGACAACCTTTTATTTTAGCCCGTTGCCTGATTACACTCTCCAATATTGTGAAGTCAAGCTTTAATCTTTCACCGTTTCAAATGTCCTTACTAAAGGATCCTATTGTAACAGCTGGAAATCAAAGGTTGCGTTTTGAAGGATTTTCTCACTGTGCAGGAGTTTATGCAAGAGTAGACGTACTGCCGGATGGTTTGGATGGAGAGTTTCTGGAAAACGGAACAACCAATGTGGATTTCAACCAACCTATGATAACCGCGTTGGGAAGCATTCGTCCTAATGAAAAAATTATGCTTTCGGTAGGGGAAAAAGAAGTTGGATTATACAAGGAAGAAGAAAAGGTAGTGGAAAGAAAAGTTCCATTGCCTACAAAATGGATTAAAGGGTTGGGAACCGTTCAGCTATACCTTTCCGAATCAGAGAAACAGCATACTTTTAATAAGATTCAGACCCAGCAACTGTTCAGAGGAATGCCAAAAGGAGTTGTGAAATCTGACTATTACCTTATCATAAGAGGAAATAAGCCTATGTTTTCACCTGTAAAATCCACAGATGCTGTTTGTATCGGAGGACTTCACAGGCTTCGTTTGCTGGAACCATTACTTCCGTATATAGATTATATGCAGGTTTTTCCACATTCCAACATGCAGTCTACTACCTGGCAGCTTTATATGGGGAATATTAAATTTAGTTTCTCCCTATCAAGAGAAAGCTGGAGAGGATTTTCAGGGGAGGGTGCTGTATTGAATAGCCTTACCACAGAAGTGCCTGATGAATGGATTGATGCGTTGGATAAGTATGCCTATGCCAACCAGTCATTCAATGCAACGGTTTTAGCATTAGAAGAAAACCTGAGCCTGAATACAGCAGAGAATATTACAGGAAGACTTGCAGCAATGGGGTTATTGGGGTATGATCTTGATGATAATGAGTTTTTCTACAGAAGATTACCCTTTAAGCTCAGCCGAATCTTAGGTTTAAATCCAAGGATGAAAAATGCTGAAAAGTTGATTGAAGACGGAAAAGTAGAAATCTTAAATAATAATAAAAAAAGAACGGAAGCTAGAGTAGCAGGTACTGGAGTGCATCATACCGTTATCATTGAAGAAGAAAAAGAACGTTGCACCTGCGAGTGGTTTAGTAAGTACCAAGGCGAAAGAGGTTCTTGTAAACATGTTTTAGCAGTAAAAAAACTTGTAAATAGTTAA
- a CDS encoding VOC family protein — MIKGLYETHVQVSNLENAIQFYTEVLGLRFAHKDETRPIAFLWIGEEKEFMLGLWEQKENLQPRHFAFSSNKEDILSYSVKFLENKNLKPYNFLKNGTVEPMVFAWMPALAIYFNDPDGNQLEFISILEGDGKPELGVLSYDEWMKQTQG; from the coding sequence ATGATTAAAGGGTTATATGAGACTCATGTTCAGGTGAGCAATTTGGAAAATGCCATTCAATTTTATACAGAAGTATTAGGGTTAAGATTTGCTCATAAAGATGAAACAAGGCCTATTGCATTCTTGTGGATTGGAGAAGAAAAGGAGTTTATGTTGGGATTATGGGAACAGAAAGAAAATCTTCAGCCCAGACATTTTGCTTTTTCCAGCAATAAAGAGGATATTTTAAGCTATTCTGTGAAATTTCTGGAGAATAAAAATTTAAAACCTTACAATTTTCTAAAGAATGGAACTGTAGAACCTATGGTATTTGCATGGATGCCTGCATTGGCGATCTACTTCAATGATCCGGACGGCAATCAATTGGAATTTATTTCTATTTTGGAGGGAGATGGAAAGCCTGAGTTGGGAGTTCTTTCTTATGATGAATGGATGAAACAGACTCAGGGCTAA